From Mycobacteriales bacterium, the proteins below share one genomic window:
- a CDS encoding 3-hydroxybutyryl-CoA dehydrogenase, with amino-acid sequence MEAVGVVGSGIMGAGIAEVAARSGCDVLIREVTAELAEKGRSRIAASLERAVSRGTLSEADRDATLARVRTTTSLPDLADRDLVIEAIVEDEPTKTALYRELSGLVRPDCLLASNTSSIPISRLAAASEHPERVLGMHFFNPVPVLPLVELVPSLLTGQSSVDTARAFAEDRLGKRTVLCQDRAGFVVNALLVPYLLAAIRMVEAGVATAEDVDAAMVGGANHPMGPLALTDLIGLDTTAAVAVSMYEEFKEPLYAAPPLLRRMVEAGRLGRKSGRGFFDYS; translated from the coding sequence ATGGAGGCGGTCGGGGTCGTCGGGTCCGGGATCATGGGTGCGGGCATCGCGGAGGTGGCCGCCCGCAGCGGCTGCGACGTGCTGATCCGGGAGGTGACCGCGGAGCTGGCCGAGAAGGGCCGCTCCCGCATCGCGGCCTCGCTGGAGCGCGCGGTGTCCCGCGGCACGCTGTCCGAGGCCGATCGGGACGCGACGCTGGCCCGGGTCCGGACCACCACCTCGCTCCCGGATCTCGCCGACCGGGACCTGGTGATCGAGGCGATCGTCGAGGACGAGCCGACCAAGACCGCGCTCTACCGCGAGCTGTCCGGACTGGTCCGGCCGGACTGCCTGCTGGCCAGCAACACCTCCTCGATCCCGATCTCCCGGCTGGCGGCCGCGTCCGAGCACCCGGAGCGGGTGCTGGGCATGCACTTCTTCAACCCGGTGCCGGTGCTGCCGCTGGTCGAGCTGGTCCCCTCCCTCCTCACCGGACAGTCGAGTGTGGACACCGCCCGGGCCTTCGCGGAGGACCGGCTGGGCAAGCGGACCGTGCTCTGTCAGGACCGGGCCGGGTTCGTGGTCAACGCGCTGCTGGTGCCCTACCTGCTCGCCGCGATCCGGATGGTCGAGGCCGGGGTCGCCACCGCCGAGGACGTGGACGCGGCGATGGTCGGCGGCGCCAACCACCCGATGGGACCGCTCGCGCTCACCGACCTGATCGGCCTGGACACCACCGCCGCCGTCGCGGTCTCGATGTACGAGGAGTTCAAGGAGCCGCTGTACGCGGCCCCGCCGCTGCTGCGCCGGATGGTCGAGGCCGGCCGGCTCGGACGCAAGAGCGGCCGCGGCTTCTTCGACTACAGCTGA
- the tatA gene encoding twin-arginine translocase TatA/TatE family subunit, giving the protein MTDLGWPELLIVCVIAMMLFGTKKMPEIARSMGRSMRIVKSELRGLREDDIAAPAPAPAPAPAPAAAVQPIVIEPVAPAGPIAAPSSVRDDTPTR; this is encoded by the coding sequence GTGACTGACTTGGGTTGGCCGGAACTGCTCATCGTGTGCGTGATCGCCATGATGCTGTTCGGCACGAAGAAGATGCCGGAGATCGCCCGCTCGATGGGCCGGTCGATGCGGATCGTGAAATCGGAGCTGCGCGGTTTGCGCGAGGACGACATCGCGGCCCCCGCCCCCGCGCCCGCACCGGCTCCGGCCCCGGCCGCCGCGGTGCAGCCGATCGTGATCGAGCCGGTCGCGCCGGCCGGCCCGATCGCCGCGCCCTCCTCGGTCCGGGACGACACCCCCACGCGCTGA
- a CDS encoding hemolysin family protein: protein MSDGTAILVAILLLAANAFFVGAEFALISARRSALEQRAGTRAGRITLHAVERVSLMMAGAQLGITVCSLGLGALGEPAVAHLLAPVFGWLRLPGSLRHPVAFAVALAVVVFLHVVIGEMVPKNLTLAGPDRAALLLGPPLAGLVLVLRPVIVVLNALANLGLRILRVEPKGEVTSAFTREEVAGLLAESRREGLLEPRRERLLAEALAFEERTVAAIVVGVSSLVTVPATVTPAEVEELVAATGYSRFPIADGPLLRGYVHVKDLLDAPGRESPIPATVIRSLPQVGAGSPLRAALRQMQTTGAHLTQVVDGAGRLTGVVMLEDALEELVGEVTDATRRA, encoded by the coding sequence GTGAGCGACGGCACCGCGATCCTGGTCGCGATCCTGCTGCTGGCGGCGAACGCGTTCTTCGTCGGGGCCGAGTTCGCGCTGATCTCGGCCCGCCGGTCGGCGCTGGAGCAGCGGGCCGGCACCCGGGCCGGGCGGATCACGCTGCACGCGGTGGAGCGGGTCTCGCTGATGATGGCCGGCGCCCAGCTCGGCATCACGGTCTGCTCGCTCGGCCTCGGCGCGCTCGGGGAGCCGGCCGTCGCGCACCTGCTGGCGCCGGTCTTCGGCTGGCTGCGGCTACCCGGGTCGCTGCGGCACCCGGTGGCGTTCGCGGTCGCGCTGGCCGTGGTGGTGTTCCTGCACGTGGTGATCGGCGAGATGGTGCCGAAGAACCTCACGCTGGCCGGGCCGGACCGGGCCGCGCTGCTGCTCGGGCCGCCGCTGGCCGGGCTGGTGCTCGTGCTCCGGCCGGTGATCGTGGTCCTCAACGCGCTGGCCAACCTGGGCCTGCGGATCCTGCGGGTCGAGCCCAAGGGCGAGGTGACCAGCGCGTTCACCCGGGAGGAGGTGGCCGGGCTGCTGGCCGAGTCCCGCCGGGAGGGGCTGCTGGAGCCGCGCCGGGAGCGGCTGCTGGCCGAGGCGCTGGCGTTCGAGGAACGCACCGTGGCCGCGATCGTCGTGGGGGTCTCGTCGCTGGTCACGGTGCCGGCGACGGTGACGCCGGCCGAGGTCGAGGAGCTGGTCGCGGCGACCGGCTACTCCCGCTTCCCGATCGCCGACGGCCCGCTGCTGCGCGGGTACGTCCACGTCAAGGACCTGCTCGACGCGCCCGGCCGGGAGTCGCCGATCCCGGCCACGGTGATCCGGTCGCTGCCCCAGGTCGGGGCGGGCTCACCGCTGCGGGCGGCGCTGCGGCAGATGCAGACGACCGGGGCCCACCTGACCCAGGTAGTGGACGGCGCGGGCCGGCTGACCGGCGTGGTCATGCTCGAGGACGCGCTGGAGGAGCTGGTCGGCGAGGTCACCGACGCCACCCGCCGGGCCTGA
- a CDS encoding VOC family protein, with amino-acid sequence MIDRIGLVCIWVYDQDEALDFYVGKLGFALQTDVREDGVRFVLVTAPLQPEVPLMLAVPGPPAMDQATADELRNLVAKGFLGPGSLVTRDCRGTTAELKALGVEFVDEPEDRFYGIDAGFRDPFGNHWRLTELTPPPA; translated from the coding sequence ATGATCGACCGCATCGGGCTGGTCTGCATCTGGGTCTACGACCAGGACGAGGCCCTGGACTTCTACGTCGGCAAGCTCGGCTTCGCGCTGCAGACCGACGTGCGGGAGGACGGCGTCCGGTTCGTGCTGGTGACCGCGCCGCTGCAGCCGGAGGTGCCGCTGATGCTGGCCGTACCGGGGCCGCCGGCGATGGACCAGGCCACCGCGGACGAGCTCCGCAACCTGGTGGCCAAGGGCTTCCTCGGCCCCGGCAGCCTGGTCACCCGCGACTGCCGCGGGACCACCGCCGAGCTCAAGGCCCTGGGGGTCGAGTTCGTCGACGAGCCGGAGGACCGCTTCTACGGCATCGACGCCGGCTTCCGGGACCCGTTCGGCAACCACTGGCGGCTGACCGAGCTGACACCGCCCCCGGCGTAG
- a CDS encoding metallophosphoesterase family protein, whose protein sequence is MRVAVLSDVHGHLPALEAVLTEVAGCAVDRIVVTGDVAAGPLPVPVLERLLGLGERVVWVRGNGDRELVEATPDPPDPVVPWAAAQLTGPLRDHLAFGPRDGRAGP, encoded by the coding sequence ATGAGAGTCGCGGTGCTCTCCGACGTCCACGGCCACCTGCCCGCCCTGGAGGCGGTCCTCACCGAGGTCGCGGGGTGCGCGGTCGACCGGATCGTGGTCACCGGCGACGTCGCCGCCGGGCCCCTGCCGGTGCCGGTCCTGGAGCGGCTGCTCGGTCTCGGCGAGCGGGTGGTCTGGGTCCGCGGCAACGGCGATCGGGAGCTGGTCGAGGCGACCCCGGACCCGCCGGACCCGGTCGTGCCCTGGGCCGCGGCGCAGCTGACCGGCCCGCTGCGCGACCACCTCGCCTTCGGTCCCCGGGACGGGCGCGCCGGCCCCTGA
- a CDS encoding shikimate dehydrogenase, whose protein sequence is MRAAVLGRPVGHSLSPVLHSAAYAALGLADWAYTAVDCGEDELAGFLAGLGPEWAGLSLTMPLKRVGLAAADEVDPLADAVGAANTLLLGERRTAYNTDVAGIAAALREAGTQSPRSAVLLGAGGTAQAALAALVTLGITNPVVLVRDVGRTGELRATADRLGAELDLRAGLPGPVPAVDLVISTLPAGAADELVPVGGVVLDVVYAPWPTRFAATAAAGGATVVSGLTMLLHQAAAQVDLMTGRTAPVEAMRQALDAAVRARTEKPPAPAAP, encoded by the coding sequence ATGCGCGCGGCGGTGCTGGGCCGGCCGGTCGGCCACTCGCTCTCGCCCGTGCTGCACTCGGCGGCGTACGCGGCGCTGGGGCTGGCGGACTGGGCGTACACGGCCGTCGACTGCGGCGAGGACGAGCTGGCCGGGTTCCTGGCCGGGCTCGGGCCGGAGTGGGCCGGGCTGTCGCTGACCATGCCGCTCAAGCGCGTCGGGCTGGCCGCCGCGGACGAGGTCGACCCGCTCGCGGACGCGGTCGGGGCGGCGAACACGCTGCTGCTCGGGGAGCGGCGGACGGCGTACAACACCGACGTGGCCGGGATCGCGGCCGCGCTGCGGGAGGCGGGCACGCAGTCGCCGCGCTCGGCCGTGCTGCTCGGCGCCGGCGGGACCGCCCAGGCGGCGCTGGCCGCCCTGGTCACGCTGGGGATCACGAACCCGGTCGTGCTGGTCCGGGACGTGGGCCGGACCGGCGAGCTGCGGGCGACCGCGGACCGCCTCGGCGCCGAGCTCGACCTGCGGGCCGGACTGCCCGGCCCCGTTCCCGCCGTGGACCTGGTGATCTCCACGCTGCCGGCCGGCGCCGCCGACGAGCTGGTGCCGGTCGGAGGAGTCGTGCTGGACGTGGTCTACGCGCCCTGGCCGACCCGGTTCGCCGCCACCGCCGCGGCCGGCGGCGCCACGGTGGTGAGCGGGCTGACCATGCTGCTGCACCAGGCCGCGGCCCAGGTCGACCTGATGACCGGCCGGACAGCTCCGGTGGAGGCGATGCGGCAGGCCCTCGACGCCGCCGTCCGAGCGCGAACGGAGAAGCCACCCGCACCGGCCGCGCCCTAG
- the aroQ gene encoding type II 3-dehydroquinate dehydratase, with the protein MSTVFVLNGPNLNLLGARSPLIYGSSTLADVERLCRETAAGLGLDVDFRQTNREGELVDWLQEAGAAVAAGSAIGAVLNPAAYSHTSIALPDAIEGASLPLIEVHISNVHQRESFRHHSYVSPVAAGVIVGMGVTGYQLAIRGLHALHG; encoded by the coding sequence GTGAGCACTGTGTTCGTCCTCAACGGCCCGAACCTCAACCTGCTCGGCGCGCGGAGCCCGCTCATCTACGGCAGCTCCACCCTCGCCGACGTCGAGCGGCTGTGCCGGGAGACCGCGGCCGGGCTCGGCCTGGACGTCGACTTCCGGCAGACCAACCGGGAGGGCGAGCTGGTCGACTGGCTGCAGGAGGCCGGGGCCGCGGTGGCCGCGGGCAGCGCCATCGGCGCGGTGCTCAACCCGGCCGCGTACAGCCACACGTCGATCGCATTGCCGGACGCCATCGAGGGGGCGAGCCTGCCGCTGATCGAGGTGCACATCTCCAACGTGCACCAGCGGGAGTCCTTCCGGCACCACTCGTACGTGTCCCCGGTGGCGGCCGGGGTGATCGTCGGGATGGGCGTGACCGGCTACCAGCTCGCCATCCGCGGACTGCACGCGCTGCACGGCTAG
- a CDS encoding hemolysin family protein, whose translation MLIEWLLVLLSIGLIVACGVFVAAEFAFVTVDRASIERAAEQGDRGAEGVLTALHRLSTQLSGAQLGITITNLLVGFLAEPAVASLLQGPVTALGISAGAAGGVAVTVSLVLATAATMVVGELIPKNVAIARPIPTARAVQRFMRAFTAAFKPVITVLNGTANRLVRAVGVEPAEELASARSPEELVSLVRRSADRGTLGQDTATLFLRSASFPDKRARDVLTPRFRLATVQADDPLTAVVAASRDTGRSRFPVLGEDGLDDVVGVVHAKHVPLVPFPLRAQTPVRAVMQPPLFVPETLELDALLTQLRRRGLQLAVVVDEYGGTAGVVTLEDLVEELVGPVQDEHDPAERPARQLPGGEWVLSGLLRPDEVAELTGIELPRDVRRYETLGGLVTTHLDRIPAAGDLLELPGVRLSVLAMDGFRVDQVQVSA comes from the coding sequence GTGCTGATCGAGTGGCTGCTGGTCCTGCTCAGCATCGGGCTGATCGTCGCCTGCGGGGTGTTCGTCGCGGCCGAGTTCGCGTTCGTGACCGTCGACCGGGCGTCGATCGAGCGGGCCGCCGAGCAGGGCGACCGGGGCGCCGAAGGCGTGCTCACCGCGCTGCACCGGCTGTCGACCCAGCTGTCCGGGGCCCAGCTCGGCATCACGATCACCAACCTGCTGGTCGGCTTCCTGGCCGAGCCGGCCGTCGCGTCCCTGCTGCAGGGGCCGGTGACCGCGCTCGGGATCTCCGCGGGCGCCGCCGGGGGTGTCGCGGTGACGGTGTCGCTGGTGCTGGCGACCGCGGCCACGATGGTGGTCGGCGAGCTGATCCCGAAGAACGTCGCCATCGCCCGGCCGATCCCGACCGCGCGGGCCGTGCAGCGCTTCATGCGCGCGTTCACGGCCGCGTTCAAGCCGGTGATCACCGTCCTCAACGGGACTGCGAACCGGCTGGTCCGGGCGGTCGGGGTGGAGCCGGCCGAGGAACTGGCCTCTGCCCGGTCGCCGGAGGAGCTGGTCTCGCTGGTCCGCCGCTCGGCCGACCGGGGGACGCTCGGCCAGGACACCGCGACGCTGTTCCTGCGCTCGGCGTCGTTCCCGGACAAGCGGGCCCGGGACGTGCTGACCCCGCGGTTCCGGCTGGCCACGGTCCAGGCGGACGACCCGCTGACCGCGGTCGTGGCGGCGTCCCGGGACACCGGCCGGTCCCGGTTCCCGGTGCTCGGCGAGGACGGCCTGGACGACGTGGTCGGCGTCGTGCACGCCAAGCACGTTCCGCTGGTCCCGTTCCCGCTGCGGGCGCAGACCCCGGTCCGGGCGGTGATGCAGCCGCCGCTGTTCGTCCCGGAGACGCTGGAGCTGGACGCGCTGCTGACCCAGCTGCGCCGGCGCGGGCTGCAGCTCGCGGTCGTCGTCGACGAGTACGGCGGGACGGCCGGCGTGGTCACCCTGGAGGACCTGGTCGAGGAGCTCGTCGGCCCGGTCCAGGACGAGCACGACCCGGCCGAGCGGCCGGCCCGGCAGCTGCCCGGCGGCGAGTGGGTGCTCTCCGGCCTGCTGCGCCCGGACGAGGTGGCCGAGCTGACCGGGATCGAGCTGCCCCGCGACGTCCGCCGGTACGAGACGCTCGGCGGCCTGGTCACCACGCACCTGGACCGGATCCCGGCCGCGGGCGACCTGCTGGAGCTGCCCGGCGTCCGGCTGAGCGTGCTGGCGATGGACGGCTTCCGGGTCGACCAGGTGCAGGTGTCGGCGTGA